GTTCTTTTCATAGCCTCCTGATGCAGTTCTACGAGCATACTGCACCGGAATTTGCCTAGTGGCCATTACTAAGAGAACACTAGCAAGAATAACCAAGAACCAAACAATTACCTCAATAAGTATGAACATCAATCCACCATTATTGTTCGTAGTCCTAGAAATGAACTCTTGAACAAAGGATTGAGGCAAGGTGGCGATAATACCGATCATTATTAATAAGGATATACCGTTACCGATACCTTTATCCGTTATTTTTTCTCCTAACCACATTGCGAAAACACATCCTGTTACCAAAATTATGACCGCAGGCACCATGAAGTCAAGTCCCTTCCCTAATAGGAAAGCACTATCTCTAACACCAAAAGCTTCTAAGCCATATAGATAAGCCGGTGCTTGTACAATACAGATACCGATGGTTAGCCATCTAGTTATCTGATTTATCGTTTTACGTCCGCTTTCTCCTTCTTTCTGTAACTTTTGAAGATAGGGAATTGCAATCCCCATTAATTGAACTACAATCGAAGCAGAAATATAGGGCATTATTCCAAGTGCGAAAACAGAAGCATTGGCAAAAGCCCCTCCTGTAAATGCGTTCAGCAAACCAAATATTCCTTGGTCCGTGCCATCTGCCAGTCCACCCAATTGTGTAGAATCAATACCTGGAAGTACAATTTGACAACCAAATCTATAAACCAATAAAAGACCTAAGGTAATAAGTATTCTATTCCTTAGCTCTTCTATTTTCCAAATATTGGATATTGTATCAATAAATTTCTTCATGCTCTCGTTTATGCTTATAAACTTATTGCTTCACCACCGGCAGCTTCGATAGCGGCTTTTGCTGTAGCTGTAAATTTATGTACCGAAATTTTCAGTGATGCTTTTAACTCTCCACCACCTAAAATCTTCACTAACTCATTTTTTCTAACAAGTCCGTTCTCTATCAAAATATCTAAAGTAACAGTATCCTTGATAACCTTGTCATCAACAAGAGCTTGCAACCTGTCTAGATTAATGCCTTGATATTCCTTACGATTTATATTCGTGAAACCGAACTTAGGCACTCTTCTTTGCAAGGGCATCTGTCCACCTTCAAATCCTATTTTCTTGGAGTAACCCGATCTAGATTTAGCTCCTTTATGTCCTCTTGCAGCAGTTCCACCTTTACCAGATCCTTGGCCTCTTCCCAGACGCTTACCATCTCTATTAACTGAACCTTCTGCAGGTTGTAGATTACTTAAATTCATCAAATATTTATTTAAGCTTCTTCTGTAGAAACTAGATGTTTAACTTTATTTATCATTCCAAGAATATTAGGGGTGTCTTCATGCTCTACCACCTGACCAATTCTTTTTAAACCAAGAGCTTCTAACGTTCGCTTTTGATTTTGAGGTTTTTTGATGCTACTCTTTAACTGTGTAACCTTAATCTTTGCCATAATACCCTTCTTAACCTTTAAAAACTTTCTCTAAAGAAACTCCTCTTTGTTGTGCAACTGTTCTTGCATCCCTTAATTGTAATAAAGCATCAAAAGTTGCCTTAACTACGTTGTGGGGGTTTGAGGAACCCTGTGATTTTGACAGTACGTCATGAACGCCAACGGCCTCCAGTACCGCTCTAACGGCACCACCAGCAATTACACCGGTACCATGCGAAGCAGGTTGGATATAAACACGTGCTCCACCGAATTTACCTTTTTGCTCGTGTGGCAGCGTACCTTTATTCAAAGGGATACGAATCAAATTCTTTTTTCCGTCTTCAATTGCCTTTGCAATTGCCGTAGCCACTTCCTTTGATTTTCCAAGGCCATGACCAACAACTCCGTTTTCATCTCCTACTACTACAATCGCAGAAAAGCCAAATGCCCTACCACCCTTTGTAACCTTAGTAACACGCTGTACTCCGACCAATCTATCTTTAAGATCTAAGCCGCCTGGTTTTACAGTCTCTACGTTTTTATATTTTTGAAACATACTCTTTTTTTAGAATTTTAGTCCCGCTTCCCTTGCCCCTTCAGCCAAAGCTTTAACTCTTCCGTGATATAAATTACCACCTCTATCAAATGCCACTTTATCGAAACCGGCTTTAACCGATTTTTCCGCTATGGCCTTTCCTACTAGGGTAGCTATCTCTGTCTTGTTCCCATTTACTGAAGCGATATCCTTATCTCTAGATGATGCCGCTACCAAAGTGATACCTTCTACATCATTAATTACCTGAGCATAAATTTCATTATTACTCCTAAAAACCGATAATCTTGGTCTTTCAGCAGTACCAACGGAAACCTTACGGATTCTTCTTCGAATTCTATACTTTCTCTGCGTTTTTGATAATCCCATAATGCTATAATTAAGCTGATTTACCAGCCTTTCTTCTTAATATTTCACCTACAAACTTAACACCTTTTCCTTTGTAAGGCTCAGGCTTACGGAAAGATCTTATTTTAGCGGCTATATGACCGACTAACTGCTTATCATGTGAGGTTAATTTTACGATAGGATTCTTCCCTTTTTCCGATATTGTTTCAACTTTAACCTCTGGAGCTAAATCAAAAACGATATTATGTGAAAAACCCAAAGCCAAATCCAATTTCTGACCTTGGTTGCTAGCACGATAACCTACACCAACCAACTCCAATTCCTTTGTCCAACCTTTAGACACACCTTCGACCATATTCAAAATTAATGATCTATACAGTCCGTGCTTGGCCTTGTGTTCCTTTGAATCCGAAGGTCTGGTCACGAATGCCTCACCATCTTCTACCTTAACACTGACGCCAGAAAATTCTTGAGTTAACTCTCCTAATTTTCCTTTAACAGTAATGATGTTATCATTGATTTCTATTGTAACTCCTTCCGGAATTGCTATTGGATTATTTCCTATTCTAGACATCTTCTAACTCTTTATTCTGTTAATATACGTAACATAAAACCTCACCACCTACATTCTCTGCCTTGGCCTGCTTACTTGTCATTACTCCGTGTGATGTAGAGACTATGGCTATACCAAGACCGTTCAATACTCTTGGCAAATCTTCACTAGGAGCATATTTTCTAAGACCGGGCTTACTGATACGCTGTATCTTTTTGATTACAGGCTCCTTAGTCATCTTATCATATTTCAAGGCTATCTTAATAGTTCCCTGAACTTTATCATCCTCAAATTTATAACTAAGAATATATCCCTGATCGAACAATATCTTTGTTACTGCTTTTTTTAAGTTAGAAGCAGGAATCTCCACAACCCTGTGACCTGCTCTACTTGCATTTCTAACTCTAGTTAGATAATCTGCTATAGTATCTGTTACCATTTATATATAATTCGGTGACGGTTTTTAGCCATTTGCTAAACCTGAAACCAGTTCAACTTATTTATTTTACTACCAGCTAGCCTTCTTAACACCCGGTATCAAACCCTTATTTGCCATTTCCCTGAACATAACCCTGGAAATACCAAATGTTCTCATGTAACCTTTTGGTCTTCCTGTAAGCTTACACCGATTGTGCATACGAACCGGAGATGCATTTTTAGGCAGTTTCTGTAGTGCTTCGTAATCACCAGCTTCTTTTAAAGCTTTTCTTTTTTCTGCATATTTAGCTACAGTCCTTGCCCTTTTTCTTTCACGGGCCTTCATTGATTCTTTAGCCATACTAGTTCTTTTTAAAAGGTAATCCCAATTCCGTTAATAATGACTTTGCCTCCTTATCTGTCTCTGCAGAAGTAACAAAGGTGATATCCATACCGTTGATTCTATTGATTTTATCAATATTTATCTCCGGAAAAATAATTTGTTCCGTAATACCCAAGTTGTAATTTCCTCTACCATCAAAACCCGTAGCCTTAATTCCTTGAAAATCCCTTACCCTTGGTAAAGCGGATGTAACAAGTCTATCTAAAAACTCGTACATGCGTTCACCTCTTAACGTAACCTTTGCTCCGATAGGCATACCCTTTCTGAGTTTAAAGGCCGCAACATCCTTCTTGGACATAGTGGCTATAGCCTTTTGACCTGTTATCATAGTCATTTCGTCTACGGCGTGATCAATAAGCTTTTTATCGGCTACAGCTGCACCAACCCCTCTGCTCACAACTATCTTTTCTAATTTAGGCACCTGCATTACATTTTTGTAACCAAATTCCTCAGTAAGCGCAGATACAATGCGCTCTTTATATTCTTTCTTTAATCTTGAAACGTAAGTCATAACTAAATTACTTCATTAGATTTCTTAGAAAATCTCACTTTTTTTCCATCCCTCATATCATAACCTACTCTTGTGGTATCACCCGATTTAGGATCAATCAAAGACAAGTTTGACACATGAATCAAAGCTTCTTTTTTTACAATGCCACCCTGTGGATTCTTAGCACTAGGCTTCTCGTGTTTAGAAACCATGTTTACGCCTTCCACTATAGCCTTATTCTTTTCTAGATTTACAACCATCACTTTGCCTTCGGAACCTTTATGATCTCCTGCAACAACTCTGACAGTATCTCCAGTTTTGATTTTTAACTTCTTCATCTTATCTCTATCTTATAATACCTCAGGGGCCAATGAAACAATTTTCATGAACTGCTTATCTCTCAATTCTCGAGCTACAGGTCCAAAAACACGTGTACCCCTCATCTCCCCAGTAGGGTTAAGAAGAACGCAAGCATTATCATCGAATCTTATATAAGAACCATCAGGTCTTCTTACTTCTTTCTTGGTTCGAACAACTACTGCCGTAGAAACTGCACCTTTTTTAATACCCCCATTTGGCGTAGCTTCCTTAACGGTAACCACAATTTTGTCTCCAATAGAAGCATATCTTCTTTTGGTACCTCCAAGAACACGGATAGTTAAAACTTCCTTTGCTCCTGTATTATCCGCCACCTTTAGTCTAGATTCTTGCTGTAACATAACTTATTTAGCTCTTTCTAAGATTTCTACTAACCTCCAACACTTGGTCTTACTCATAGGGCGAGTTTCCATTATTTTAACGGTGTCTCCCTCCCTACAATCGTTCTTTTCGTCGTGTGCAACGTATTTTTTCGTTTTTAAAACGAATTTACCGTACATAGGGTGTTTAACACGTTTTACCTCCGCAACAACGATGGACTTTTCCATTTTGTTACTGGTTACAACCCCAACTCTCTCTTTTCTTAAATTTCTCTTTTCTTCCATAAAGCAGAACCAGTTATTGGTTTTCCCTATTTGTTAATTCCGTAGCTAACCTCGCAACAGTTCTTCTTACCTTTCTTATTTGTAAAGGGTTCTCCAAAGGAGTCACAAAGTGCGCCATTTTTAAATCCGCATGCTGCTTCTTATATTCAGCAAGTTTTTCCGTAAGTCCTTCAACAGACAATTCTTTAATTTCTTGTTTTTTCATAATTACCTACGATTAATTCTCTACTGTATAATCTCTAGCTGTTATAAATTTTGTCTTAACAGGCAACTTTTGCGCAGCCAACCTTAATGCTTCTCTAGCAACATCAATAGGAACACCTGCCACCTCGAACATTATTCTCCCAGGCTTAACAACTGCTACAAAATATTCAGGAGCACCCTTACCTTTACCCATACGAACCTCTAATGGCTTCTTGGTAATAGGCTTGTCCGGAAAAATTTTAATCCACAATTGACCCTCTCTCTTCATATATCTGGTCGCTGCGATACGCGCGGCTTCTATCTGACGTGATGTTAAAAAAGCAGCGTCTCCTACAGACTTGATACCGAACATACCATTAGAAAGTTGATGCCCTCTGCTGGCATTACCTTTCATACGGCCTTTCTGCATTTTACGAAACTTCGTTCTTTTCGGTTGTAACATTTCTTTACTTCTTTAAAAATTACTTTCTACGGCGTGGTTTTCTAGGTCCGTCTTGTTTACCTGAACCCTTAGACTGACCTTTTTGCATGCCCACTAAAGGAGAAAGCTCTCGCTTACCATAAACCTCACCTTTCATAATCCAAACCTTTATCCCTAACTTACCGTAGGTGGTCTGTGCCTCATGTAAAGCATAATCAATATCCGCTCTAAAAGTAGATAGTGGAATTCTTCCATCTTTATAGGATTCCGAACGTGCCATTTCCGCACCATTCAAACGTCCTGAAATCTGAATCTTAATACCCTCGGCATTCATTCTCATAGCAGCTGCAATTGCCATTTTGATAGCTCTTCTAAAAGAAATTCTACTTTCAATCTGACGTGCAACACTTGCTGCAACAAGATTAGCATCTACCTCAGGTCTTTTAATCTCGTATATATTAATCTGTACTTCCTTGTTGGTAATCTTCTTAAGCTCTTCCTTAAGTTTATCTACTTCCTGTCCACCTTTCCCGATGATAATACCAGGTCTTGCAGTTGTAACGGTTACCGTAATAAGTTTTAGCGTACGCTCAATAATAACTCTTGAAACACTAGCCTTCGAAAGCCTCGCGTGGATATATTTTCTTATCTTATTGTCCTCGGCAAGCTTATCACCATAATCATTACCACCATACCAGTTAGATTCCCAACCTCTAATGATTCCTAGACGATTTCCTATTGGATTTGTTTTCTGTCCCATTCTAGCTTTCTATATTATTTTTAGACCCCAACACTAAAGTAACGTGGTTAGAACGTTTTCTGATTCTATGTGCTCTACCTTGAGGTGCAGGACGAAGTCTCTTTAACATCGCACCACTATCAACCCTAATTTCAGCAACGACCAAGTCAGCATCTTCCAAACTCGCATCCTCATTCTTTGCTTGCCAGTTGGCCAAAGCGGACAACAGTAGCTTCTCTAACTTTCTAGAAGCCTCTTTAGGATTAAATCTTAAGATAGCCAAGGCCTTCTCTACCTTCTCACCACGAACCAAATCAGCAACAAGCCTCATTTTCCTAGGGGAGGTAGGGCAATTATTCAATTTTGCAAAAGCTACTTTCTTTTTCTCTGCCTTTATTCTTTCGGCCATTTGTTTTTTACGAACTCCCATAGCTTACTTTTTACCTTTGTTTTTTGCACCCGCATGACCCCTGAACGATCTTGTTGGTGAAAATTCTCCCAATTTATGTCCTACCATGTTTTCCGTTACGAAAACCGGTACAAATTGTCTTCCGTTGTGCACTGCTATCGTCATTCCTACGAAATCAGGAGTGATCATAGATGCTCTGGACCAAGTCTTGATAACAGACTTTTTGCCAGATGAAGCGCTTTGCTGGATTTTCTTTTCCAGACTATAGTGAACGTAAGGTCCTTTTTTTAGTGAACGTGCCATTTCTTTCTACTTTTTATTTCTTTCTACGTTCTATTATATACTTATTGGTACTCTTCGTCTTCGAACGAGTTCTAAATCCTTTTGCAGGAATACCGTTTCTTGATCTTGGATGACCACCAGAAGCTCTTCCTTCACCACCGCCCATTGGGTGATCAACAGGGTTCATTGCTACAGGTCTAGTTCTAGGTCTTCTACCCAACCATCTACTTCTACCGGCCTTACCTGATACTAGCAATTGATGATCAGAATTGGATATGGCGCCAATAGTTGCCATACACGCCGACAAAATGAGCCTTGTCTCACCAGATGGCATTTTAACCGTCACAAATTTACCGTCCTTAGCCATCAACTGAGCAAAAGTACCAGCACTTCTTGCCATCACAGCACCTTGACCGGGTCGTAATTCTATACAAGAAATTATTGTTCCTAAAGGTATTTCACTTAGTGGCAAAGCATTACCGATTTCCGGAGCAGCATTTGTACCAGAAGAAACTTTTTGATCCACTTGCAACCCATTTTGAGCCACGATGTATCTCTTCTCTCCATCAGAATATTCCAACAACGCGATAAACGCCGTTCTATTAGGATCGTACTGAATTGATTTAACAGTAGCGACTACATCCTGTTTATCTCTTTTGAAATCGATAACACGATATCTTCTCTTATGCCCACCACCCTTTTGGCGCATGGTCATTTTACCTTGACTGTTTCTACCTCCGGACTTTTTTAACGGAGCAAGCAAGCTTTTCTCCGGCTTATCAGCAGTAATGGCGTCAAATCCGTTTACTACTCTAAAACGCTGTCCAGGAGTGATTGGTTTTAATTTTCTAACTGACATTTTTTGTCTTTATAGATTACTGTAAAAATCAATAATATCTCCTTCTACAACATCAACTATTGCCTTTTTAATGGCATTAGTTTTACCATGCTGTACACCAGTTTTTGTATATCTGGATTTTCTAGTAGGTCCGTAATTCATGGTACGAACTTTTTTGACCGATACACCATAAGCTGCCTCAACAGCATCCTTAATCTGAATCTTGTTGGCCTTTGGGTCAACTATGAAACCATAACGGTTGTTCAACTCGCTATCCGCGGTCATTTTTTCCGTTATAATTGGCTTTATCAACACACTCATGGTTTTACTTATTATTTAAGTTCGACTCTATTCCTTCTAATGACCCTTCCAACAATACCAAGCTATTCGCGTTGAGTATTTTGTAAGTACTTAATTCTGAATGAGTTACAACATCTGAACCCTTAAAATTACGCGAAGACAAATATACGCCTTTATTTGAATCGCCCAACACAATTAAAGACTTTTTGTTTTCAAGCCCTAAAGACTTTAAAACCTGTACAAAATCTTTTGTTTTAGGTGTATCAAAATCAAAGTCTTCTACGACTAAAATCGCCTTATCCTTTGACTTTAAACTCAGCGCAGATTTTCTAGCCAAACGCTTTAAGTTTTTATTCAATTTTTGGGTATAATCCTTAGGTCTAGGGCCAAATATACGTCCACCACCTCTAAAAATCGGGGATTTAATACTACCAGCTCTAGCAGTACCTGTTCCTTTTTGTTTCTTTATCTTTCTAGTACTACCTGCAATCTCTGCTCTTTCCTTGGACTTATGAGTACCTTGCCTTTGATGAGCCAAATATTGCCTCACATCCAGGTATACTGCATGATTGTTGGGCTCTATACCGAATACGTCCTCAGAAAGGTTTGCCTTTCTGCCCGTATCTTTGCCTTTTATATCTAAAACTGCTACCTTCATTACTTCTCAATAGTTACGTAAGCGTTTTTATGACCAGGAACACAACCTTTTACTACTAAAAGATTCTTCTCTGGAACTACTTTCAATACTCTAAGGTTTTGAACAGTTACACGTTCACCACCCATTCTTCCGGCCATCCTCATTCCTTTGAAAACTCTCGCAGGATATGAAGCCGCACCTATAGAACCAGGAGCCCTAAGCCTATTATGCTGACCGTGAGTAGCTTGTCCGACTCCACCAAATCCGTGTCTCTTAACAACCCCTTGGAATCCCTTTCCTTTGGATGTTCCAATAACATCAATAAATTCACCTTCAACAAAAAGATCTACACCAACGGTGTCACCTAATTTGTAATCACCTTCAAAACCTTGGAATTCTACGACTTTTTTCTTGGGAGAAGCGCCTGCCTTTTTAACATGACCTAGTTCAGCCTTGTTAGCACGTTTTTCTGCCTTGTCATCGAAACCAAGTTGAAGGGCACTGTACCCGTCTACCTCTTCGGTTCTGACTTGGGTAACTACACATGGTCCAGCCTCTATAACGGTACACGGTATATTCTTACCATTCTCGTCAAAAATACTGGTCATGCCTACTTTTCTTCCTATTAACCCAGACATATTTAAATATATTAATTACTATTACTAATTCTTTTACAAAAAAATAGGGTCAAAATAATTCAACCCTGAATATATTTTTTCCGTTTTTCCCTCGCCCGCAGCTTAGGACATGTTTATTCTGAACTTGTTTCAGAATCTTATTAACTTTCGACAGACAACTCGACTTAGCTCAGTGTTTGTTCGACTTACGATTCTCAGAAATAGAGAATCGAACTTTGCTAAACCTTAATTTCTACTTCCACACCACTAGGCAACTCTAATTTCATCAGAGCGTCAATAGTTTTAGAAGAAGAGCTGTATATGTCCAACAATCTCTTATAAGAACTGAGTTGAAACTGCTCACGTGACTTTTTATTTACGTGAGGTGACCTCAATACCGTGAAAATTTTCTTGTGCGTTGGCAAGGGAATTGGCCCAGTAACAACAGCACCTGTAGTCTTTACCGTTTTTACAATCTTCTCAGCAGATTTGTCCACCAAATTATGATCGTAAGATTTAAGTTTTATTCTAATTTTTTGACTCATGTCCTAAATTTATGCTGTTATTCCTTTTGCCGCTTTAATAACTTCTTCAGATATATTAGAAGGTGTCTCGGCATAGTGTGAAAACTCCATTGTTGAGGTAGCACGTCCAGAAGAAAGTGTTCTTAAGGAAGTAACGTAACCAAACATTTCCGATAAAGGAACAGTACCCTTAACAACCTTGGCTCCGGCTCTGTCGCTCATATCACTAATCGTTCCTCTTCTTCGGTTCAAATCTCCAACGATATCACCCATGTTCTCCTCTGGAGTAATAACCTCCAATTTCATTATTGGTTCCATAATTACGGCACCTGCAGCCTTACCCGCAGCTTTATAACCCATCTTGGCAGCCAATTCAAACGAAAGTGCATCAGAATCTACAGGGTGGAAAGAACCATCTTTCAATACCACTTTCATGGTATCCATTTCAAATCCGGCCAAAGGTCCATTCTGCATTGCAGCTTTGAATCCTTTCTCTACGGATGGAATAAATTCCTTAGGTATACGACCACCTTTTATCTCATCCACAAACTGCAACCCATCTCCTTCGAAATCATCATCGGCAGGGCTCATTTCGAAGACGATATCTCCAAATTTACCACGACCACCAGATTGCTTCTTATAAGTTTCCCTGTGCGCAGCCATTTTGGTCAACGCTTCCTTATATTCAACTTGAGGCTCACCTTGATTAACCTCTACTTTAAACTCTCTTCGCAGTCTGTCTACAATGATATCCAAGTGAAGCTCACCCATCCCAGAAATAATAGTCTGGCCTGAAGCCTCATCGGTTTTAACTTGGAACGTAGGATCTTCTTCAGCTAATTTAGCCAAAGCCATACCTAGTTTATCCACATCAACCTTTGTCTTTGGCTCCACCGCGATACCTATTACAGGGTCCGGGAAATCCATACTTTCCAATATAATAGGATGCTTCTCAGAAGACATGGTATCTCCCGTCTTAATATCTTTGAAACCTACCGCAGCTCCAATATCTCCCGCCTCGATAAAATCGATAGCGTTTTGCTTATTAGAATGCATTTGATAGATTCTTGAAATTCTTTCCTTTTTACCGGATCGGTTATTCAGTATGTAAGAACCAGCGTCCAACCTTCCAGAATACGTTCTAAAGAATGCCAAACGACCCACAAAAGGATCTGTAGCAATCTTAAATGCCAAAGCAGCGAAAGGCTCCTTAACATCTGGTTTTCTAGAAATAGCCTTCCCAGTATCGGGATCCGTTCCAACTATGGCATCCTTATCTATAGGAGAAGGCAGATACCTACAAACAGCATCCAACAAGAACTGAACTCCCTTATTTTTAAAAGAAGAACCACAAATCATTGGTATGATAGCCCTGTCCATAACAGCAGCTCTTAATGCCGCATGCACTTCCTCTTCTGTAATGGAATCCTCGTCTTCGAAGAATTTTTCCATTAATTCCTCATCATATTCAGCAACAGCTTCTATTAAAGCAGCTCTATACTCCTTCACTTCAGCTTTCATTTCCTCAGGAATATCGATAACGTCAAAAGTAGAACCGAAACCTTCATCATGCCATACGATAGCACGGTTTTTGGCCAAATCCACAATTCCCTTGAAATCGGCTTCATCACCGATAGGCAAAACAATAGGAACAGCATTCGACCCTAACATCTCCTTCACCTGCTTACAGACCATAAGGAAATTAGAACCCTGACGGTCCATTTTATTTACGAAACCTATTCTCGGAACTTTATAGTTATCCGCTAACCTCCAGTTAGTCTCCGACTGTGGCTCAACACCATCAACCGCACTGAATAAAAATACCAAACCGTCCAAAACACGTAAAGACCTGTTCACCTCGACGGTGAAATCTACGTGACCCGGGGTATCTATGATATTAAAATGATAACCTTTAGCATCAGCAGTAGGTTTACCGTTCTCGGTAGGGAAATGCCATTCACAAGTGGTAGCTGCAGAAGTTATGGTAATACCCCTTTCCTGCTCTTGCTCCATCCAATCCATTGTCGCGGCACCATCATGCACCTCTCCAATTTTATGACTTACACCTGTATAAAAAAGTATACGCTCTGTTGTTGTTGTCTTTCCAGCATCAATATGAGCAGCAATACCTATATTTCTTGTATATTTTAAATCTCTTGCCATTTCTGATTAAAATCTAAAGTGGGAAAATGCTTTGTTCGCCTCGGCCATCTTGTGCGTATCTACTCTCTTCTTAACAGCAGCGCCTTCTTCTTTTGAAGCAGCTAGAATCTCAGCGGCTAATTTCTGCGACATACCTTTCTCGTTACGCTTTCTAGCAAAGCTGAT
This genomic window from Maribacter sp. MJ134 contains:
- the rplN gene encoding 50S ribosomal protein L14, producing the protein MLQQESRLKVADNTGAKEVLTIRVLGGTKRRYASIGDKIVVTVKEATPNGGIKKGAVSTAVVVRTKKEVRRPDGSYIRFDDNACVLLNPTGEMRGTRVFGPVARELRDKQFMKIVSLAPEVL
- the rpsH gene encoding 30S ribosomal protein S8, with amino-acid sequence MVTDTIADYLTRVRNASRAGHRVVEIPASNLKKAVTKILFDQGYILSYKFEDDKVQGTIKIALKYDKMTKEPVIKKIQRISKPGLRKYAPSEDLPRVLNGLGIAIVSTSHGVMTSKQAKAENVGGEVLCYVY
- the secY gene encoding preprotein translocase subunit SecY, with amino-acid sequence MKKFIDTISNIWKIEELRNRILITLGLLLVYRFGCQIVLPGIDSTQLGGLADGTDQGIFGLLNAFTGGAFANASVFALGIMPYISASIVVQLMGIAIPYLQKLQKEGESGRKTINQITRWLTIGICIVQAPAYLYGLEAFGVRDSAFLLGKGLDFMVPAVIILVTGCVFAMWLGEKITDKGIGNGISLLIMIGIIATLPQSFVQEFISRTTNNNGGLMFILIEVIVWFLVILASVLLVMATRQIPVQYARRTASGGYEKNIMGSRQYIPLKLNASGVMPIIFAQAIMFVPSMIGGAFDDTEFGQWMQVQFADIFGLAYNILFGLLIIIFTYFYTAITVPTNKMADDLKRSGGFIPGIRPGKETGDFLDKIMSLITLPGSIFLALLAVLPAIVVKLLDVQAGWALFYGGTSLLIMVGVAIDTVQQVNSYLLNRHYDGLMKSGKNRKVA
- the rpsQ gene encoding 30S ribosomal protein S17 — its product is MEEKRNLRKERVGVVTSNKMEKSIVVAEVKRVKHPMYGKFVLKTKKYVAHDEKNDCREGDTVKIMETRPMSKTKCWRLVEILERAK
- the rpmC gene encoding 50S ribosomal protein L29, whose amino-acid sequence is MKKQEIKELSVEGLTEKLAEYKKQHADLKMAHFVTPLENPLQIRKVRRTVARLATELTNRENQ
- the rplR gene encoding 50S ribosomal protein L18 gives rise to the protein MGLSKTQRKYRIRRRIRKVSVGTAERPRLSVFRSNNEIYAQVINDVEGITLVAASSRDKDIASVNGNKTEIATLVGKAIAEKSVKAGFDKVAFDRGGNLYHGRVKALAEGAREAGLKF
- the rpmD gene encoding 50S ribosomal protein L30, translating into MAKIKVTQLKSSIKKPQNQKRTLEALGLKRIGQVVEHEDTPNILGMINKVKHLVSTEEA
- the rplE gene encoding 50S ribosomal protein L5, producing MTYVSRLKKEYKERIVSALTEEFGYKNVMQVPKLEKIVVSRGVGAAVADKKLIDHAVDEMTMITGQKAIATMSKKDVAAFKLRKGMPIGAKVTLRGERMYEFLDRLVTSALPRVRDFQGIKATGFDGRGNYNLGITEQIIFPEINIDKINRINGMDITFVTSAETDKEAKSLLTELGLPFKKN
- the rpsE gene encoding 30S ribosomal protein S5 produces the protein MFQKYKNVETVKPGGLDLKDRLVGVQRVTKVTKGGRAFGFSAIVVVGDENGVVGHGLGKSKEVATAIAKAIEDGKKNLIRIPLNKGTLPHEQKGKFGGARVYIQPASHGTGVIAGGAVRAVLEAVGVHDVLSKSQGSSNPHNVVKATFDALLQLRDARTVAQQRGVSLEKVFKG
- the rplF gene encoding 50S ribosomal protein L6; the encoded protein is MSRIGNNPIAIPEGVTIEINDNIITVKGKLGELTQEFSGVSVKVEDGEAFVTRPSDSKEHKAKHGLYRSLILNMVEGVSKGWTKELELVGVGYRASNQGQKLDLALGFSHNIVFDLAPEVKVETISEKGKNPIVKLTSHDKQLVGHIAAKIRSFRKPEPYKGKGVKFVGEILRRKAGKSA
- the rpsC gene encoding 30S ribosomal protein S3; translation: MGQKTNPIGNRLGIIRGWESNWYGGNDYGDKLAEDNKIRKYIHARLSKASVSRVIIERTLKLITVTVTTARPGIIIGKGGQEVDKLKEELKKITNKEVQINIYEIKRPEVDANLVAASVARQIESRISFRRAIKMAIAAAMRMNAEGIKIQISGRLNGAEMARSESYKDGRIPLSTFRADIDYALHEAQTTYGKLGIKVWIMKGEVYGKRELSPLVGMQKGQSKGSGKQDGPRKPRRRK
- the rplV gene encoding 50S ribosomal protein L22, with product MGVRKKQMAERIKAEKKKVAFAKLNNCPTSPRKMRLVADLVRGEKVEKALAILRFNPKEASRKLEKLLLSALANWQAKNEDASLEDADLVVAEIRVDSGAMLKRLRPAPQGRAHRIRKRSNHVTLVLGSKNNIES
- the rpsS gene encoding 30S ribosomal protein S19, which codes for MARSLKKGPYVHYSLEKKIQQSASSGKKSVIKTWSRASMITPDFVGMTIAVHNGRQFVPVFVTENMVGHKLGEFSPTRSFRGHAGAKNKGKK
- the rpsN gene encoding 30S ribosomal protein S14, with product MAKESMKARERKRARTVAKYAEKRKALKEAGDYEALQKLPKNASPVRMHNRCKLTGRPKGYMRTFGISRVMFREMANKGLIPGVKKASW
- the rplX gene encoding 50S ribosomal protein L24, translated to MKKLKIKTGDTVRVVAGDHKGSEGKVMVVNLEKNKAIVEGVNMVSKHEKPSAKNPQGGIVKKEALIHVSNLSLIDPKSGDTTRVGYDMRDGKKVRFSKKSNEVI
- the rplP gene encoding 50S ribosomal protein L16 — translated: MLQPKRTKFRKMQKGRMKGNASRGHQLSNGMFGIKSVGDAAFLTSRQIEAARIAATRYMKREGQLWIKIFPDKPITKKPLEVRMGKGKGAPEYFVAVVKPGRIMFEVAGVPIDVAREALRLAAQKLPVKTKFITARDYTVEN
- the rplO gene encoding 50S ribosomal protein L15, encoding MNLSNLQPAEGSVNRDGKRLGRGQGSGKGGTAARGHKGAKSRSGYSKKIGFEGGQMPLQRRVPKFGFTNINRKEYQGINLDRLQALVDDKVIKDTVTLDILIENGLVRKNELVKILGGGELKASLKISVHKFTATAKAAIEAAGGEAISL